A genome region from Bombus pyrosoma isolate SC7728 linkage group LG14, ASM1482585v1, whole genome shotgun sequence includes the following:
- the LOC122575043 gene encoding testis-specific serine/threonine-protein kinase 4-like isoform X3 — protein MATAPITDNSPKSLLKAVEGNNDEKLEKKLTILESHGYTLGKTIGTGSYATVKIAKSNRHDCHVAVKIVSKFQAPGDYLKKFLPREIEVVKGLKHPNLIRFLQAIETTHRVYIIMEYAQCGSLLDMIRRDTFIDEFRSRRWFRQLLEAIDYCHGRGVVHRDIKCENLLMDQNFNIKLSDFGFARGQMKSKNGIAPLSETFCGSYAYASPEILKGVPYLPQLSDVWSMGVVLYAMVYGRLPFDDTNYSQLLKVPSKYKIKLYFLKNQTCLKLVVHLSHEYLYRNEYDWILIT, from the exons ATGGCAACTGCACCAATAACAGATAACTCTCCGAAATCCTTATTAAAAGCCGTGGAAGGTAATAACGacgaaaaattagaaaagaaattaactaTTCTCGAATCGCATGGATACACTCTTGGTAAAACAATAGGTACCGGTTCCTATGCCACTGTAAAA ATTGCCAAATCTAATCGGCATGATTGCCATGTAgcagtaaaaattgtttcaaagtttcaagCACCCGgcgattatttaaaaaaatttttgccTCGTGAGATAGAAGTTGTTAAAGGTTTAAAACACCCAAATCTAATTCGTTTCCTTCAAGCAATCGAAACAACTCACCG cgtttatataattatggAATATGCTCAATGCGGTAGTTTATTGGATATGATAAGGCGTGATACATTTATCGACGAATTCCGTAGCCGTCGATGGTTTCGGCAATTATTAGAAGCTATCGATTATTGTCATGGACGTGGCGTTGTACATAG agaCATCAAATGCGAAAATCTTTTAATGGATCAGAACTTCAATATCAAATTATCCGATTTTGGATTCGCACGTGGACAAATGAAATCGAAGAACGGTATAGCTCCGTTAAGTGAAACTTTCTGCGGTAGCTATGCTTATGCTTCACCAGAAATATTAAAGGGTGTTCCATATTTACCTCAATTGTCTGATGTATGGTCCATGGGAGTAGTACTCTATGCAATGGTTTATGGTCGACTACCATTTGATGATACAAATTACAGCCAACTTCTAAAGGTACCCAG caagtacaaaataaagttatatttccTAAAGAACCAAACGTGTCTCAAGCTTGTCGTTCACTTATCTCACGAATACTTGTATCGCAACGAATACGATTGGATATTGATCACATAA